In Xylanibacter ruminicola 23, a single genomic region encodes these proteins:
- a CDS encoding phosphoglycerate kinase translates to MTINEFNFAGKKAIVRVDFNVPLDENGKITDDTRIRGALPTLKKILADGGATIIMSHMGKPKGKVDAKKSLGQIREAVEKALGVPVAFAPDCAKAADAAKALKMGEALLLENLRFYPEEEGKPVGIDKADPAYDEAKKAMKASQKEFAKTLASYADCYVMDAFGTAHRKHASTAVIADYFDADNKMLGLLMEKEVQAVDAVLSNIKRPFVAIMGGSKVSSKIGIIENLLGKVDKLILCGGMTYTFAKAHNGEIGDSIVELDKLDVALGVEELAKKNGVELVLGSDCTATNGLDFGTMSVKEGAQIINCPANNVPAGFEGVDAGPESQKAFAEAIKGAKTILWNGPAGVFECDAFTAGSRAIGDAIAEATKNGAFSLIGGGDSVACVNKFGLADQVSYISTGGGALLEAIEGKVLPGVAAIKGE, encoded by the coding sequence ATGACTATCAACGAATTCAACTTTGCCGGTAAGAAGGCAATCGTACGTGTAGACTTCAACGTACCCCTCGATGAGAATGGTAAGATCACAGACGACACCCGTATCCGTGGTGCCCTGCCTACCCTGAAGAAGATTCTGGCTGATGGTGGTGCTACTATCATTATGAGCCACATGGGTAAGCCCAAAGGTAAGGTAGATGCTAAGAAGTCACTCGGTCAGATCCGCGAGGCTGTTGAGAAGGCTCTGGGTGTTCCCGTTGCTTTCGCTCCCGACTGCGCTAAGGCTGCTGATGCTGCTAAGGCTCTGAAGATGGGTGAGGCTCTGCTGCTCGAGAACCTTCGTTTCTATCCAGAGGAAGAGGGTAAGCCAGTAGGTATCGACAAGGCTGATCCTGCATACGACGAGGCTAAGAAGGCTATGAAGGCCAGCCAGAAGGAGTTTGCTAAGACTCTCGCTTCTTACGCTGACTGCTACGTAATGGATGCCTTCGGTACAGCTCACCGCAAGCACGCTTCTACTGCTGTTATCGCCGATTACTTCGACGCTGACAACAAGATGCTGGGTCTGCTGATGGAGAAGGAGGTTCAGGCTGTTGACGCCGTTCTCTCTAACATCAAGCGTCCTTTCGTTGCCATCATGGGTGGTTCTAAGGTATCTTCTAAGATCGGTATCATCGAGAACCTGCTCGGTAAGGTTGATAAGCTCATCCTCTGCGGTGGTATGACATACACCTTCGCTAAGGCTCACAACGGTGAGATTGGTGATTCAATCGTTGAGCTCGACAAGCTGGATGTAGCTCTGGGTGTTGAGGAGCTGGCTAAGAAGAACGGTGTAGAGCTCGTTCTGGGTTCTGACTGCACCGCTACTAACGGTCTCGACTTCGGCACTATGAGTGTTAAGGAGGGTGCACAGATCATCAACTGCCCTGCTAACAACGTACCTGCTGGTTTCGAGGGTGTTGACGCTGGTCCTGAGAGCCAGAAGGCATTTGCCGAGGCTATCAAGGGTGCTAAGACCATCCTGTGGAACGGTCCTGCTGGTGTATTCGAGTGCGACGCTTTCACCGCTGGTTCACGTGCTATCGGCGACGCTATCGCTGAGGCTACCAAGAACGGTGCATTCTCACTGATTGGTGGTGGCGACTCTGTAGCTTGTGTAAACAAGTTCGGACTTGCTGATCAGGTATCTTACATCTCAACTGGTGGTGGTGCTCTGCTCGAGGCCATCGAGGGTAAGGTTCTCCCTGGCGTAGCTGCTATCAAGGGTGAGTAA
- a CDS encoding glycoside hydrolase family 97 protein, translating to MNKRFLIITILAAGLTNTSWADKQEKLASPNGKIVANINIGKELTYSASFNGEQILKDCPLSLQVGQELLGVNPKLSNTKRTKIDEQIRPVVPLKQTVVPNKANALTLNFKGYCVEFRAYDNGVAYRFIINKKGVVDIVSEGINYHLPKAFEAHISKTRNFNTSYEQPYTHISTAQYKADDEITYLPVLLESPKGTKVLISESDVRDYPHTFLKSTGANGFTAVHPKSPETWEPRGDRGWTITKERNCIARTSGQRSLPWRFAVIGNDATIAANQMELVLGGKCELQDVSWIKPGQVNWDWWNHWTVWDVDFESGINNATYKYIIDTASKFGVEYVLLDEGWNKRVEDPFTYSDNIDVKELVEYGAQKHVGVILWLAWLTVEQHPALIKHYADMGVKGLKIDFMDHSDQWMVNFYERTARECAKHKLLVDFHGSFKPAGLEQRLPNLISYEGVRGLEQGGGCSPENSIWLPYMRNAVGAMDFTPGSMQNAQPEDNHGTGSLPIGGGTRAYQMALYVCFESGLQMLADSPTRYLREQECTQFIASVPTTWDETRVLAAKAGDYYVVAKRKGAKWFVGAITGSKPQDITISLDFLTRPAMLTSFRDGRNAHRIAVDYKKETQEVNPATTLTLHLARNGGWCGSIE from the coding sequence ATGAATAAAAGATTTTTAATTATTACTATCCTTGCGGCAGGACTGACCAACACCAGCTGGGCCGACAAACAAGAGAAGCTTGCATCGCCTAACGGCAAAATCGTAGCCAACATCAATATTGGCAAAGAGTTAACTTACAGCGCCTCGTTCAACGGCGAACAGATTCTGAAAGATTGCCCCCTTAGCTTGCAAGTTGGACAGGAATTATTGGGTGTAAACCCAAAGTTAAGCAACACAAAACGTACTAAGATTGATGAGCAGATACGACCTGTAGTGCCTTTAAAACAGACCGTAGTGCCCAACAAGGCAAATGCCTTGACGCTCAACTTCAAGGGCTACTGCGTAGAGTTCAGAGCCTACGACAACGGTGTGGCCTATCGCTTTATTATAAATAAGAAAGGTGTTGTAGATATCGTGAGCGAAGGCATTAACTACCATCTGCCCAAAGCCTTCGAGGCTCACATCTCGAAGACTCGCAACTTCAACACCTCGTACGAACAGCCTTACACGCACATCAGCACAGCTCAGTATAAGGCCGACGACGAGATAACCTATCTGCCAGTACTGCTCGAAAGTCCCAAAGGCACCAAGGTACTTATCTCCGAGAGCGATGTGCGCGACTATCCCCACACTTTCCTTAAGAGCACGGGCGCCAATGGTTTTACAGCCGTTCATCCCAAATCGCCCGAAACATGGGAGCCACGTGGCGACCGAGGTTGGACCATCACCAAAGAGCGCAACTGCATTGCCCGTACCAGCGGACAGCGCAGCCTGCCCTGGCGTTTTGCCGTTATCGGCAACGATGCCACGATAGCTGCCAACCAGATGGAACTGGTGCTGGGCGGCAAGTGCGAACTGCAGGATGTATCGTGGATTAAGCCCGGACAGGTTAACTGGGACTGGTGGAACCACTGGACAGTATGGGATGTGGACTTTGAGTCGGGCATCAACAACGCCACCTACAAATACATCATCGACACAGCCTCAAAGTTTGGCGTAGAGTATGTGCTACTCGACGAAGGTTGGAACAAACGCGTAGAAGATCCCTTTACCTACAGCGACAATATCGATGTAAAGGAGCTGGTAGAGTATGGTGCCCAGAAACATGTAGGTGTCATCCTATGGCTGGCGTGGCTCACCGTTGAGCAGCATCCCGCCCTTATTAAGCATTACGCCGATATGGGCGTGAAGGGACTGAAGATCGACTTTATGGACCACAGCGACCAGTGGATGGTGAACTTCTACGAGCGAACAGCCCGCGAGTGTGCCAAGCATAAGCTGCTGGTTGATTTTCATGGCTCGTTCAAGCCAGCAGGGTTAGAGCAGCGCCTGCCAAACCTTATCTCGTACGAGGGTGTGCGTGGCTTGGAACAAGGCGGAGGATGCAGCCCCGAAAACAGCATCTGGCTGCCATATATGCGCAATGCCGTTGGCGCTATGGACTTTACGCCAGGCTCAATGCAGAATGCTCAGCCCGAAGACAATCATGGTACAGGCTCGCTACCGATAGGCGGTGGCACTCGTGCTTATCAGATGGCCCTTTACGTGTGCTTTGAGAGCGGACTGCAGATGCTGGCCGACAGTCCTACCCGCTATCTGCGCGAACAGGAGTGCACCCAATTCATAGCCTCGGTACCCACCACATGGGACGAAACCCGCGTATTGGCTGCCAAGGCAGGCGATTACTACGTAGTAGCCAAGCGCAAAGGTGCAAAATGGTTTGTAGGCGCCATCACAGGCAGCAAGCCGCAGGATATCACTATCAGTCTCGACTTCCTGACTCGTCCTGCCATGCTCACCTCCTTCCGCGACGGACGCAACGCCCATCGCATCGCCGTAGATTACAAAAAGGAGACTCAGGAGGTGAATCCTGCCACCACGCTCACCCTCCATCTGGCACGCAACGGCGGCTGGTGCGGCTCGATAGAATAG
- a CDS encoding NAD(P)/FAD-dependent oxidoreductase, translating to MENKRHIDVLIIGAGPAGSVCGSLLKQAGVECLIVDQATFPRDKVCGGGLTVKAWRLLDMLLPGIQYNYRPITRMRCQFENDAVCEFQAEYPIRMTRRKDFDYSLLQYYLDHGGELMKGSFARFDQQADGQVLVTLKSGEQISCRYLVAADGSNSQIRQQIHGDSKLRAMFLEQFDEGKESDDVFVHFSNNYRPGVFYKFSSVGRDMYGYASVETNDDMPRHKAGFKQALTKFGVPVDRICGAYIQLDTVPHTADNVILIGDAGGFANKLTGEGLYDAFKTAANAKRAIVEGRSFSETNKEEFRKMEHQKKVYEFFFSPIGWRLLRWALRCPRIIKWLFDAKMKRETFRA from the coding sequence TTGATCAGGCCACGTTCCCCCGCGATAAGGTTTGCGGTGGTGGACTTACGGTTAAGGCCTGGCGACTGTTGGATATGCTGCTGCCTGGCATTCAGTATAACTATCGCCCCATCACCCGCATGCGTTGTCAGTTCGAGAACGATGCCGTTTGCGAGTTTCAGGCCGAATATCCTATCCGCATGACGCGACGTAAGGACTTCGACTATTCGTTGTTGCAGTATTACTTGGACCACGGTGGCGAGCTGATGAAAGGTTCGTTTGCCCGCTTTGATCAGCAGGCCGACGGACAGGTGCTTGTTACCCTCAAATCGGGTGAGCAGATTTCGTGTCGTTATCTGGTGGCAGCCGATGGTTCTAACAGTCAGATTCGTCAGCAGATTCATGGCGATTCCAAGTTGCGGGCCATGTTCCTCGAGCAGTTCGACGAAGGTAAGGAGAGCGATGATGTGTTTGTACACTTCTCAAACAACTATCGTCCCGGCGTATTCTATAAGTTCTCGAGTGTAGGGCGCGATATGTATGGTTATGCCTCGGTCGAAACCAACGACGATATGCCCCGCCATAAGGCAGGCTTCAAGCAGGCGCTTACCAAGTTTGGCGTGCCCGTAGATCGCATCTGCGGCGCCTATATCCAGCTTGATACGGTGCCCCATACAGCCGATAATGTGATATTGATTGGCGATGCTGGTGGATTTGCCAATAAGCTTACGGGCGAGGGACTTTACGATGCCTTTAAAACCGCGGCCAATGCCAAGCGTGCTATTGTTGAGGGACGCTCGTTCAGCGAAACCAATAAGGAGGAGTTTCGCAAGATGGAGCATCAGAAGAAGGTGTACGAGTTCTTTTTCAGTCCTATCGGATGGCGACTGCTTCGCTGGGCTTTGCGTTGTCCCAGAATCATCAAATGGCTTTTCGATGCCAAGATGAAACGTGAAACGTTTCGTGCATAA